A single Mastomys coucha isolate ucsf_1 chromosome X, UCSF_Mcou_1, whole genome shotgun sequence DNA region contains:
- the Arhgap36 gene encoding rho GTPase-activating protein 36 codes for MQVEDINGSTGRRRRGNVVQRMFGRMRRFFSRRRNEPTLPREFTRRGRRGAISADSAAELENGALLLQILQLSQFSLPIGQRLLESKRKMSLNPIAQQIPQIVESCCKFIERHGLKSVGIFTVEYSWRRVLELRALFDNGLDLGLDAKVNVHDVAELLKEFFREMKEPLLPDDLYMSFLLTATLKPKDQVSALQLLIYLLPPCHSDTLERLLKALHKITENCEDSIGIDGQLVLGNRMTSNNLALVFGTALLKKGKVAQKESRKTKLGIDHYVASVNVVRAMIDNWDILFQVPPHIQKEVAKRVWKYSPEALDFIRRRNLRKIQSARIKMEEDALLSDPVENSAEAQAAILAQSQPFDEDPEGAPDVHDVLNDNLNYDFGDESDFEDEDHLVLAEVPYLDVIPNNEDTDSDTDSDTDSDADEIPGPSKEPVGPTSTASYRNKEEGAAGNNPNAGRPLPRVPRKKGKFGIRFFP; via the exons ATGCAGGTTGAAGACATCAACGGTTCCACTGGTCGTCGTCGTCGGGGAAATGTGGTGCAAAGAATGTTTGGACGCATGAGGCGCTTTTTCAGTCGCAGGAGGAATGAGCCCACCCTGCCCAGAGAGTTCACTCGCCGTGGGCGTCGA GGTGCAATTTCTGCAGATAGCGCAGCTGAACTGGAGAACGGCGCCCTGCTGCTGCAGATCCTGCAGCTCTCCCAGTTTTCATTGCCTATTGGACAGCGGCTTCTGGAATCCAAGAGGAAGATGAGTCTCAACCCGATTGCTCAGCAAATCCCCCAGATTGTAGAGTCATGCTGCAAATTCATTGAGAGACATG gCTTAAAATCTGTGGGGATTTTCACCGTTGAGTACTCTTGGCGGAGGGTGCTTGAG CTCCGTGCACTATTTGACAATGGCCTGGATTTGGGGCTGGATGCCAAAGTGAATGTCCATGATGTGGCCGAACTCCTCAAGGAGTTTTTTCGTGAGATGAAGGAGCCTCTGCTGCCTGATGATCTGTACATGTCCTTCCTCCTGACTGCAA CTCTGAAGCCCAAGGATCAGGTTTCTGCCCTGCAGCTTCTGATCTACCTGTTGCCACCTTGCCACAGCGATACCCTTGAACGTCTGCTGAAAGCACTGCATAAAATCACTGAGAACTGTGAAGACTCCATTGGCATTGACGGAcagctg GTTCTAGGTAACCGAATGACTTCCAACAACTTGGCCTTGGTGTTTGGAACTGCTCTCCTGAAGAAGGGGAAAGTGGCCCAAAAGGAATCCAGGAAGACTAAACTGGGGATTGATCACTATGTCGCATCTGTCAATGTGGTCCGTGCCATGATTGATAACTGGGACATCCTCTTCCAG GTGCCCCCCCATATTCAGAAGGAGGTTGCTAAGCGTGTGTGGAAGTACAGCCCTGAAGCCCTGGATTTTATCAGACGCCGGAATCTGAGGAAGATCCA gAGTGCTCGCATAAAGATGGAAGAGGATGCTCTACTTTCTGATCCAGTGGAAAACTCTGCTGAAGCCCAGGCTGCAATCCTTGCCCAGAGCCAGCCCTTTGATGAAG ACCCCGAAGGAGCCCCAGATGTGCACGATGTCTTGAATGATAACCTGAACTATGACTTTGGAGATGAATCGGATTTTGAAGACGAGGACCATCTGGTTCTTGCAGAAGTTCCCTATCTTGATGTGATTCCAAACAACGAAGATACCGACTCGGATACCGACTCGGATACCGACTCTGATGCTGATGAAATCCCAG GTCCCTCTAAGGAGCCTGTTGGGCCTACCAGCACTGCCAGTTACCGTAACAAGGAGGAAGGAGCAGCCGGTAACAACCCCAACGCAGGCCGGCCACTTCCCCGTGTGCCCCGGAAGAAGGGCAAATTTGGCATCCGCTTCTTTCCTTAG